CTGCCCTTCAAATATCTGCCGTTCTGGTGTTAATACATTGCAATTTAATTTCATTGCCATAGCTCTATCCTCTACTATTTATTAATTACCAGCAAGCTTTTTGGCCTTTTCAACTGCTTCTTCTATGGTGCCGACCATATAGAAAGCCTGCTCAGGAAGATGGTCATATTCGCCATTTATTAATCCTTTGAAGCTTCGGATAGTATCTTCTAACTTAACATATTTGCCAGGCATACCGGTAAACTGCTCAGCAACGAAGAATGGCTGCGATAAGAATCTTTCAATTTTACGTGCTCGCTGAACAAGCAGCTTATCTTCTTCAGATAATTCATCCATACCTAATATAGCGATAATATCCTGCAAATCTTTATATCGCTGTAAAATTCGTTTCACTTCCATAGCAACTGCATAATGCTCTTCACCAACTATCTCAGGAGATAGTATTCGTGAAGAAGATTCAAGTGGATCAACAGCAGGATAAATTCCTTTTTCAGCAATCTGTCGTGAAAGAACCGTACTTGCATCTAAGTGAATAAATGCTGTTGCAGGTGCAGGGTCAGTCAAGTCGTCTGCAGGAACATAAATAGCCTGAACAGATGTAATGGAGCCACGTTTGGTTGATGTAATTCGTTCCTGTAACTCACCCATTTCTGTTGCCAGAGTTGGCTGATAACCTACAGCAGAAGGCATACGCCCTAACAGTGCTGATACTTCAGAACCAGCCTGTGAAAACCTGAATATATTGTCAATGAACAGAAGAACGTCTCTCCCTGAAAGGTCACGGAAATACTCACACATTGTCAGAGCACTCAGTGCAACACGGAGGCGTGCTCCAGGTGGCTCATTCATCTGACCATACACCAAACATGCTTTATTGATAACACCTGATTCCTTCATTTCAAGCCACAGGTCATTACCTTCACGGGTTCTTTCACCTACACCGGCAAATACTGAATAACCACCATGCTGCATAGCAACGTTGTTTATAAGCTCCATAATAACAACGGTTTTTCCTACACCAGCACCACCAAATAATCCAGTTTTCCCGCCTTTTATGTACGGCTCAATGAGGTCAATAACTTTGATACCTGTTTCAAAAATTTCTGCTTTAGGCTCTAACTGATCAAATTTTGGCGGTTCCTGAT
This DNA window, taken from Spirochaetota bacterium, encodes the following:
- the atpD gene encoding F0F1 ATP synthase subunit beta, coding for MAENIGKVVQVIGSTLDAEFQEDKLPAIYNALKLEVEVMGEKKTLVCEVAQHLGGNRVRAVALGSTDGVKRGTPIIDTGSPITVPVGEETLGRVFNLLGDVVDKGAPITVKERRSIHQEPPKFDQLEPKAEIFETGIKVIDLIEPYIKGGKTGLFGGAGVGKTVVIMELINNVAMQHGGYSVFAGVGERTREGNDLWLEMKESGVINKACLVYGQMNEPPGARLRVALSALTMCEYFRDLSGRDVLLFIDNIFRFSQAGSEVSALLGRMPSAVGYQPTLATEMGELQERITSTKRGSITSVQAIYVPADDLTDPAPATAFIHLDASTVLSRQIAEKGIYPAVDPLESSSRILSPEIVGEEHYAVAMEVKRILQRYKDLQDIIAILGMDELSEEDKLLVQRARKIERFLSQPFFVAEQFTGMPGKYVKLEDTIRSFKGLINGEYDHLPEQAFYMVGTIEEAVEKAKKLAGN